A region from the Lolium perenne isolate Kyuss_39 chromosome 4, Kyuss_2.0, whole genome shotgun sequence genome encodes:
- the LOC127349323 gene encoding uncharacterized protein produces the protein MSSAPPAQQSKPSYHRRHPNSGPRQQQRYIPKSAAPPAPKPSPPPSLTTALRSSAAPSASGAGGSSSADGFVAYLPHDEAVAAGLGGLDAQESQVVVDLLKDALASLLRTKPREFWRQGNRRTPILH, from the coding sequence ATGTCGTCCGCGCCGCCCGCCCAGCAATCGAAGCCCTCCTACCACCGCCGCCATCCCAACTCCGGGCCGAGGCAGCAGCAGCGCTACATCCCCAAATCCGCCGCCCCTCCCGCTCCTAAACCCTCGCCCCCACCATCGCTCACCACCGCCCTCCGATCGTCGGCCGCCCCGTCCGCATCTGGCGCCGGCGGCAGCAGTAGCGCCGATGGGTTCGTGGCTTACCTGCCGCACGACGAGGCAGTCGCGGCCGGGCTCGGCGGCCTCGACGCCCAGGAGTCGCAGGTCGTCGTCGACCTCCTCAAAGACGCGCTCGCGTCGCTCCTCCGTACCAAGCCTCGCGAGTTCTGGCGCCAGGGTAACCGCAGAACTCCTATTTTACATTAG